One window of Cucurbita pepo subsp. pepo cultivar mu-cu-16 chromosome LG19, ASM280686v2, whole genome shotgun sequence genomic DNA carries:
- the LOC111782051 gene encoding protein TIFY 5A-like — MTANSSLRMRRNCNLELRLSPTTTAAASSSADNGSLQSQQLTIFYNGRICVCDVTELQARAILKLATREMEEKDLNEPTSPMLQQSPVPRTPTTSGLSMKRSLQRFLQKRKHRVQATSPYNH; from the exons ATGACAGCAAACTCGTCTCTCAGAATGAGGCGAAACTGCAACTTAGAACTTCGCCTTTCtcccaccaccaccgccgccgcctcctCTTCCGCCGATAACGGCAGCCTTCAAAGCCAGCAACTCACCATCTTCTACAACGGCCGGATCTGCGTCTGCGACGTTACCGAGCTTCAG GCACGAGCGATTTTAAAGCTGGCAACTAGAGAAATGGAGGAGAAAGACTTGAATGAACCGACATCGCCGATGCTACAACAATCTCCCGTACCTCGGACACCGACCACTTCCGGGCTCTCTATGAAGAGATCGCTGCAAAGATTTCTGCAGAAGAGGAAGCATAGAGTCCAAGCAACATCTCCATACAATCACTGA